In the Kitasatospora terrestris genome, one interval contains:
- a CDS encoding rhodanese-like domain-containing protein — protein MSRSGPPTGPGGITPAEAHRLAQGGHALLLDVREPEEYAREHAPGALLLPLGQLTPRTRLPRRRTVLAICRSGNRSLVAAGLLAAHGIDVLDVTGGMRAWRQAGLPTHSGTGCPCGPAT, from the coding sequence ATGTCCCGGTCCGGTCCCCCGACCGGCCCCGGCGGGATCACCCCCGCCGAGGCCCACCGGCTCGCCCAGGGCGGCCACGCCCTCCTGCTCGACGTCCGCGAACCCGAGGAGTACGCCCGCGAGCACGCCCCCGGCGCCCTGCTGCTGCCCCTCGGACAGCTCACCCCCCGCACCCGGCTCCCGCGACGGCGAACCGTGCTGGCGATCTGCCGCTCCGGCAACCGGTCCCTGGTCGCCGCCGGGCTCCTCGCCGCGCACGGCATCGACGTGCTCGACGTCACCGGCGGCATGCGCGCCTGGCGGCAGGCCGGCCTGCCCACGCACTCCGGCACCGGCTGTCCCTGCGGGCCCGCGACATGA
- a CDS encoding avidin/streptavidin family protein, which produces MGIAGDWYSEQGSHMHLETDPSGGVTGTYTSALGRAAGTYPLVGRFDPLREAGRGTAIGWTVAWRNEDADAGSVTSWSGEYRAGDQERITAGWLLTRSADAPDSWESTMVGQDTFTRR; this is translated from the coding sequence GTGGGCATCGCCGGCGACTGGTACAGCGAGCAGGGCTCGCACATGCACCTGGAGACCGACCCGTCCGGAGGCGTCACCGGGACCTACACCTCGGCCCTCGGCCGGGCCGCCGGCACGTACCCGCTGGTCGGCCGGTTCGACCCGCTGCGCGAGGCCGGCCGGGGCACCGCGATCGGCTGGACTGTCGCCTGGCGCAACGAGGACGCCGACGCCGGCTCGGTCACCTCCTGGAGCGGCGAGTACCGGGCCGGCGACCAGGAGCGGATCACCGCCGGCTGGCTGCTCACCCGCTCCGCGGACGCCCCCGACAGCTGGGAGTCCACCATGGTCGGCCAGGACACCTTCACCCGCCGCTAA
- a CDS encoding MFS transporter, translating to MTGTGTVTATAAAPAAPRTYPSLRAAWIPLAALCLAFFVEMVDNTLLSIALPTIGRDLGGGTTALQWVTGAYSLTFGGLLLTAGSIADRFGRRRVLLIGLALFGLLSLCVVAVTGAGQLIALRAGLGIAAAAMAPITNSLVFRLFDDQALRMRAMTVMIVVGMSGFVLGPLLGGTALAHVSWQWLLLVNAPVALIAAIGVRLGVSPDRPEDLTRDRLDLPGAVLSVAAIGLACYSLTSGVDHGWLSVPTVASVLGALAAGTAFVWHERRTPSPMLDLGFFSDGTVRGAAIAQIGTAIAMAAVMFGLILHFQYAYGWSPVRAGLANLPIIVTMLAATPLSEGLAKRFGHRVACLVGAACLSGALAGLAWGVSHGYLAIALCMVVMTIGLRTVMTICAIALVEAVPSNRTSIGTALNDTAQEVGSSVGTAVVGTLIAVLVTTRLPAGTWDGGLVTSFFHGERITYAVLAVVVGLVTAGGALTLTDSRSTDEHPAEAD from the coding sequence ATGACCGGCACCGGTACCGTCACCGCCACTGCCGCCGCACCCGCGGCACCGCGCACCTACCCGTCGCTCCGCGCGGCATGGATCCCGCTGGCCGCGCTCTGCCTGGCCTTCTTCGTCGAGATGGTCGACAACACGCTGCTGTCGATCGCGCTCCCCACCATCGGCCGGGACCTCGGCGGCGGCACCACCGCGCTGCAGTGGGTCACCGGCGCGTACTCGCTGACCTTCGGCGGCCTGCTGCTGACCGCCGGATCGATCGCCGACCGGTTCGGCCGCCGGCGCGTGCTGCTGATCGGCCTCGCCCTGTTCGGGCTGCTGAGCCTGTGCGTCGTCGCGGTCACCGGCGCCGGGCAGTTGATCGCCCTGCGGGCCGGACTCGGCATCGCCGCCGCGGCGATGGCGCCCATCACCAACTCGCTGGTCTTCCGCCTCTTCGACGACCAGGCGCTGCGGATGCGGGCGATGACCGTGATGATCGTCGTCGGCATGTCCGGCTTCGTCCTCGGCCCGCTGCTGGGCGGCACCGCCCTGGCCCACGTGAGCTGGCAGTGGCTGCTGCTGGTCAACGCCCCGGTCGCGCTGATCGCGGCGATCGGCGTGCGCCTCGGCGTGTCGCCCGACCGGCCCGAGGACCTCACCCGCGACCGGCTCGACCTGCCGGGCGCCGTGCTGAGCGTCGCCGCCATCGGCCTCGCCTGCTACTCGCTCACCAGCGGGGTCGACCACGGCTGGCTCTCCGTCCCCACGGTGGCCTCGGTGCTCGGTGCCCTCGCCGCGGGCACCGCCTTCGTGTGGCACGAGCGGCGCACCCCCTCGCCCATGCTGGACCTGGGGTTCTTCTCCGACGGCACGGTCCGCGGCGCCGCGATCGCGCAGATCGGCACGGCCATCGCGATGGCCGCCGTGATGTTCGGCCTGATCCTGCACTTCCAGTACGCCTACGGCTGGAGCCCGGTCCGGGCCGGACTGGCGAACCTCCCGATCATCGTCACCATGCTCGCCGCGACACCGCTCTCCGAAGGGCTCGCGAAGCGCTTCGGCCACCGGGTCGCCTGCCTGGTCGGCGCGGCCTGCCTGTCCGGCGCGCTGGCCGGCCTCGCCTGGGGCGTCTCGCACGGGTACCTCGCGATCGCGCTCTGCATGGTCGTGATGACCATCGGGCTGCGCACCGTCATGACGATCTGCGCGATCGCCCTGGTCGAGGCGGTGCCGAGCAACCGCACCTCGATCGGCACCGCCCTCAACGACACCGCGCAGGAGGTCGGCAGCAGCGTCGGCACGGCCGTGGTCGGCACCCTGATCGCCGTCCTGGTCACCACCCGGCTGCCCGCCGGCACCTGGGACGGCGGCCTGGTGACCTCGTTCTTCCACGGGGAGCGGATCACCTACGCCGTGCTCGCGGTGGTCGTCGGACTGGTCACGGCCGGCGGCGCGCTCACCCTGACCGACTCCCGCAGCACGGACGAGCACCCGGCCGAGGCCGATTAG
- a CDS encoding pentapeptide repeat-containing protein produces the protein MSENREARRLDLLSDCGSCFGLCCVALPFARSADFAVNKDAGKPCGNLGQDFRCGIHPQLREKGFTGCTVFDCFGAGQKVSQVTFGGTSWREAPQSAPLMFEVFPVVRQLHELLWYLDEALGLAAARKVHGELRRAQDEVDRLAGGSAEELARADVGEVRARVSELLLKASELARAAVPGKKRNHRGADLIGARLRGADLRGANLRGAYLIAADLAGADLRLADVVGADFRDADLRGADLTGALFLTQAQLNAARGDAATRLPDHLARPAHW, from the coding sequence GTGTCCGAGAACCGCGAGGCCAGGCGGCTCGATCTGTTGTCCGACTGCGGAAGCTGCTTCGGGCTGTGCTGCGTGGCGCTGCCGTTCGCCCGCTCGGCGGACTTCGCGGTGAACAAGGACGCCGGCAAGCCCTGCGGCAACCTCGGCCAGGACTTCCGCTGCGGCATCCACCCGCAGCTGCGGGAGAAGGGCTTCACCGGCTGCACGGTCTTCGACTGCTTCGGCGCCGGCCAGAAGGTCTCCCAGGTGACCTTCGGCGGCACCTCCTGGCGGGAGGCGCCGCAGAGCGCCCCGCTGATGTTCGAGGTGTTCCCGGTGGTCCGGCAGCTGCACGAGCTGCTCTGGTACCTGGACGAGGCGCTCGGGCTGGCCGCCGCGCGCAAGGTCCACGGTGAGCTGCGCCGCGCCCAGGACGAGGTGGACCGGCTGGCGGGGGGCAGCGCCGAGGAGCTCGCCCGGGCGGACGTCGGCGAGGTCCGGGCGCGGGTCAGCGAGCTGCTGCTGAAGGCCAGTGAGCTGGCCCGGGCCGCCGTGCCCGGCAAGAAGCGCAACCACCGCGGCGCCGACCTGATCGGCGCCCGGCTGCGCGGGGCCGACCTGCGCGGGGCGAACCTGCGCGGGGCGTACCTGATCGCGGCCGACCTCGCCGGCGCCGACCTGCGGCTGGCCGACGTGGTCGGCGCGGACTTCCGCGACGCCGACCTGCGCGGGGCCGACCTGACCGGCGCGCTCTTCCTCACCCAGGCGCAGCTCAACGCCGCGCGCGGTGACGCCGCCACCCGCCTCCCGGACCACTTGGCGCGTCCCGCGCACTGGTGA
- a CDS encoding rhodanese-like domain-containing protein: protein MSSFLTVTQLTGATVIDVRTPAEYAAGHIPGALNIPLDRLERALPTLRGAAARRPIAVVCASGARAATACAQLAAAGVEARSVEGGTSAWASAGKALARTPGARAVWAMDRQVRFAAGALVVLAVLGDRAVPGLRRLGAAVGAGLVFSAVSNTCAMGAALSRLPFNRPRGDAEAALEETLAALRTAA from the coding sequence GTGTCCTCCTTCCTGACCGTCACCCAGCTGACCGGCGCCACCGTGATCGACGTCCGCACCCCGGCCGAGTACGCGGCCGGTCACATCCCCGGTGCCCTGAACATCCCGCTGGACCGCCTGGAACGTGCGCTCCCGACGCTGCGCGGGGCCGCCGCGCGGCGGCCGATCGCCGTGGTCTGCGCCTCCGGCGCCCGCGCCGCCACCGCCTGCGCGCAACTCGCGGCGGCCGGCGTCGAGGCCCGCTCGGTGGAGGGCGGCACCTCCGCCTGGGCGTCGGCGGGCAAGGCCCTGGCCCGTACGCCGGGTGCCCGCGCCGTGTGGGCGATGGACCGGCAGGTACGCTTCGCGGCCGGTGCGCTGGTGGTGCTCGCGGTCCTCGGCGACCGGGCCGTGCCGGGTCTGCGCCGGCTGGGTGCGGCGGTCGGCGCGGGTCTGGTGTTCTCGGCGGTCAGCAACACGTGTGCGATGGGCGCGGCGCTCTCCCGGCTGCCGTTCAACCGTCCGCGCGGCGATGCCGAGGCGGCGCTGGAGGAGACCCTGGCCGCCCTCCGCACCGCCGCGTGA